One segment of Variovorax paradoxus DNA contains the following:
- a CDS encoding enoyl-CoA hydratase, whose protein sequence is MRNTDYATGTERVQAWLDASTLHVRFNNPARHNALSVDMWEAVPPLLAKARGDDRVRLVVFSGAGEKAFVSGADISQFEDMRAAREAVTRYEAMAEEALTGIADFPKPTLACIRGYCIGGGVNVAIACDIRIASDDAVFAIPAARLGLGYRYSAMKNLVDLVGPGVAKDLFFTARRIDAAEARALGLISRVATADGLDALLAEYTGAMADNAPLTIAAAKAITREILKPSPELDMALCTSLIRGCFESADYTEGRTAFMQKRKPVFTGR, encoded by the coding sequence ATGCGCAACACCGACTACGCAACCGGCACCGAACGCGTGCAGGCCTGGCTCGACGCCAGCACGCTGCACGTCCGCTTCAACAACCCGGCGCGGCACAACGCGCTGTCGGTCGACATGTGGGAGGCGGTGCCGCCGCTGCTCGCGAAGGCCCGAGGCGACGACCGGGTGCGGCTGGTGGTGTTCTCGGGCGCCGGCGAGAAGGCTTTCGTGTCCGGCGCGGACATCTCGCAGTTCGAGGACATGCGCGCTGCGCGCGAGGCCGTCACGCGCTACGAGGCGATGGCCGAAGAGGCGCTGACCGGCATTGCCGACTTTCCCAAGCCCACGCTCGCCTGCATCCGCGGCTACTGCATCGGCGGCGGCGTGAACGTGGCGATCGCCTGCGACATCCGCATCGCATCGGACGATGCGGTGTTCGCGATTCCCGCGGCGCGGCTGGGCCTGGGCTACCGCTACTCGGCCATGAAGAACCTGGTCGACCTGGTCGGGCCCGGCGTGGCCAAGGACCTGTTCTTCACCGCACGCCGCATCGACGCGGCCGAGGCCAGGGCGCTCGGGCTGATTTCGCGCGTGGCCACGGCCGACGGTCTCGATGCGCTGCTGGCCGAGTACACCGGCGCCATGGCCGACAACGCACCGCTGACGATCGCCGCGGCGAAGGCCATCACGCGCGAGATCCTCAAGCCCTCGCCCGAGCTCGACATGGCGCTGTGCACCTCGCTGATCCGCGGCTGCTTCGAGAGCGCCGACTACACCGAGGGCCGCACCGCCTTCATGCAGAAACGCAAGCCGGTCTTCACCGGCCGCTGA
- a CDS encoding CaiB/BaiF CoA transferase family protein has product MPHLPASAALSRFRVIDLTQVRAGPTACRQLADWGADVVQVQMPEHMRGDDTLGGQDGSDYQYTHRNKRSITLNLKQDEGIATLRRLIAGADVVVENFRPDVKYRLGIDYESLSADNPGLVYASISGFGQTGPLASRPGFDQIAQGMGGLMSVTGLPGDGPVRVGIPIADLCAGIFAAQGILVALLEREASGRGQWLHTSLLEAMVSMMDFQTSRFLIDGEVGTQAGNFHPTSIPTGVYKARDGYLNIAVFGSKIWERFCNILGAPEWIDDPRYHDKPSRSVNRDALNAEIDARLAAHDRSHWIRQFNEGGVACGLISDMREVFEEPQLAHLGMVKRVVSARLGEQRLVGQPVQLERTPSTIARAAPRRGEHTEEVLRELGLGADELDRMKSNGVF; this is encoded by the coding sequence ATGCCTCACCTGCCCGCTTCCGCCGCACTTTCCCGCTTTCGCGTGATCGACCTCACCCAGGTGCGTGCAGGCCCTACGGCCTGCCGCCAGCTCGCCGACTGGGGCGCCGACGTGGTGCAGGTGCAGATGCCCGAGCACATGCGCGGCGACGACACGCTCGGCGGCCAGGACGGCTCCGACTACCAGTACACGCACCGCAACAAGCGCTCGATCACGCTCAACCTGAAGCAGGACGAGGGCATCGCCACGCTCAGGCGGCTGATCGCAGGCGCCGACGTGGTCGTCGAGAACTTCAGGCCCGATGTGAAGTACCGGCTCGGCATCGACTACGAAAGCCTGAGCGCCGACAACCCCGGCCTGGTCTACGCCAGCATCTCGGGCTTCGGCCAGACCGGCCCACTGGCTTCACGCCCCGGCTTCGACCAGATCGCGCAGGGCATGGGAGGCCTGATGTCGGTCACCGGCCTGCCCGGCGACGGGCCGGTGCGCGTGGGCATCCCGATCGCCGACCTGTGCGCGGGCATCTTCGCGGCGCAGGGCATCCTGGTGGCCCTGCTCGAGCGCGAGGCCTCGGGCCGCGGCCAGTGGCTGCACACCTCGCTGCTCGAGGCGATGGTCAGCATGATGGACTTCCAGACCTCGCGCTTCCTGATCGACGGCGAAGTCGGCACCCAGGCGGGCAACTTCCATCCGACGAGCATTCCGACGGGCGTCTACAAGGCGCGCGACGGCTACCTCAACATCGCGGTGTTCGGCTCCAAGATCTGGGAGCGCTTCTGCAACATCCTCGGCGCCCCCGAGTGGATCGACGATCCGCGCTACCACGACAAACCCTCGCGCTCGGTGAACCGCGACGCGCTCAACGCGGAGATCGATGCGCGGCTCGCGGCGCACGACCGCAGCCACTGGATCCGGCAGTTCAACGAAGGCGGCGTGGCCTGCGGCCTGATCAGCGACATGCGCGAAGTCTTCGAGGAACCTCAGCTGGCGCACCTCGGCATGGTCAAGCGCGTGGTCTCGGCGCGCCTCGGCGAGCAGCGGCTGGTCGGCCAGCCGGTGCAGCTCGAACGCACGCCCAGCACCATCGCGCGCGCCGCCCCGCGCCGCGGCGAGCACACCGAAGAGGTGCTGCGCGAACTCGGCCTGGGCGCCGACGAGCTGGACCGCATGAAATCGAACGGAGTCTTCTGA
- a CDS encoding GntR family transcriptional regulator, whose product MLPWLSDEACDPPGTLHGAPLAKVVRDDMLGMILRGELRPGQRINEPDMASRLGISRVPVREALRELESTGLVVARKHAGVFVHEPDAREILELYEMRGMLDGFAGRRAARLPDAQRTALADLLDESIAQMKAAFAAHDVQLYYRENLRFHWAIVQAAGNRAMANTYRSVVQKLHLSRLKNLSQDTGMRASIAEHERISRALRKGDIARCEDLMARHVGDAYDRLQSLETKSQQGDSPCNAAPSRSRFPPP is encoded by the coding sequence ATGCTGCCCTGGCTCTCCGACGAAGCTTGCGACCCACCCGGAACCCTGCATGGCGCGCCGCTCGCGAAGGTGGTGCGCGACGACATGCTGGGCATGATCCTGCGCGGCGAGCTGCGCCCGGGCCAGCGCATCAACGAACCCGACATGGCCTCGCGCCTCGGCATCTCGCGCGTGCCGGTGCGCGAAGCGCTGCGCGAACTCGAAAGCACCGGACTCGTGGTGGCGCGCAAGCACGCGGGGGTTTTCGTGCACGAGCCCGACGCGCGCGAGATCCTTGAGCTCTACGAGATGCGCGGCATGCTCGACGGCTTCGCCGGCCGACGTGCGGCGCGGCTGCCGGACGCGCAGCGCACTGCGCTGGCGGACCTGCTCGATGAATCCATCGCGCAGATGAAGGCCGCGTTCGCCGCGCACGACGTGCAGCTCTACTACCGCGAGAACCTGCGCTTCCACTGGGCCATCGTGCAGGCCGCCGGCAACCGCGCGATGGCGAACACCTACCGCAGCGTGGTGCAGAAGCTCCACCTCTCGCGCCTGAAGAACCTGTCGCAGGACACGGGCATGCGCGCCTCGATCGCCGAGCACGAGCGGATCTCCCGCGCGCTGCGCAAGGGCGACATCGCGCGGTGCGAAGACCTCATGGCGCGCCATGTGGGCGACGCCTACGACCGTTTGCAGAGCCTCGAGACGAAAAGCCAACAAGGAGACAGTCCATGCAACGCCGCACCTTCACGCTCGCGCTTCCCGCCGCCCTGA
- a CDS encoding Bug family tripartite tricarboxylate transporter substrate binding protein → MQRRTFTLALPAALIGVHRLASAQPFPSKPIRYIVPVAAGGGSDMVGRTVTERWGRLLNQTIVVDNQGGGGGVIAAQSTSRAPADGYTLMQGYVATHGTSPATRKLPYDAVKDFTPIGMIGATPNVLVINADVPARDFKEFLAYLRANPGKVSYGSAGPGSLTHLTMELFKQVEDVQMTHVPYRGVAPAFNDLMGGQTQAMFPGLAAAVPHIKSGRARPLAVTGKARHPQLKDTPTLEELGLRGFDAVQWYGVVGPAGMPADVVRQLNETLNTVLKAPDLSEKLAIEAVEPMPMSAAEFGAYVRADIERWTRLARERKIQLDA, encoded by the coding sequence ATGCAACGCCGCACCTTCACGCTCGCGCTTCCCGCCGCCCTGATCGGGGTCCACCGGCTGGCCAGCGCACAGCCCTTTCCCAGCAAGCCGATTCGCTACATCGTGCCGGTGGCCGCCGGCGGCGGCAGCGACATGGTGGGCCGCACCGTCACCGAGCGATGGGGGCGGCTGCTCAACCAGACGATCGTGGTCGACAACCAGGGCGGCGGTGGCGGGGTGATCGCCGCGCAGAGCACCTCGCGCGCGCCGGCCGACGGCTACACGCTCATGCAGGGCTACGTCGCCACGCACGGCACCAGCCCCGCCACGCGCAAGCTGCCCTACGACGCGGTCAAGGACTTCACGCCGATCGGCATGATCGGCGCCACGCCCAACGTGCTCGTGATCAACGCCGACGTGCCCGCCCGGGACTTCAAGGAGTTCCTCGCCTACCTGCGCGCGAACCCCGGCAAGGTGAGCTACGGCTCGGCCGGACCCGGCTCGCTCACGCACCTGACGATGGAGCTGTTCAAGCAGGTCGAGGACGTGCAGATGACGCACGTGCCGTATCGCGGCGTGGCGCCGGCATTCAACGACCTCATGGGCGGGCAGACGCAGGCCATGTTCCCCGGCCTGGCTGCGGCGGTGCCGCACATCAAGTCGGGCCGCGCGCGGCCGCTCGCCGTCACCGGCAAGGCGCGCCATCCGCAGCTCAAGGACACGCCCACGCTCGAGGAACTCGGCCTGCGCGGCTTCGACGCGGTGCAGTGGTACGGCGTGGTCGGGCCGGCCGGCATGCCCGCCGACGTGGTGCGGCAGCTCAACGAGACGCTCAACACCGTGCTCAAGGCACCCGACCTCAGCGAGAAGCTCGCCATCGAGGCGGTCGAGCCGATGCCGATGAGCGCGGCGGAGTTCGGCGCGTACGTGCGCGCGGACATCGAGCGCTGGACCAGGCTGGCTCGCGAGCGAAAGATCCAGCTGGACGCCTGA
- a CDS encoding MmgE/PrpD family protein: MARNTQVPADHNAPPITRILADHVAGHASRGWSDEVDHEAHRTLLNWLGCAVGAARHEAVEAALAAVQVLQPAPQATILGRAEKVDIASAAMLNGISSHTFDFDDTHLKTIIHPAGPVASAILALAEHTGASGRALLDALVLGIDVACRLGNTVYPEHYDRGWHITGTTGMFGAAAGCARLLGLDAGRTAMALGIAASQPVGLREQFGTMTKPFHPGGAARAGLMAALMAKHGFTASPKAIEAPRGWAQVVSTKHAWNEVTDQLGERFEISFNSYKPFACGIVIHPSIDACVQLRERGVHADQVERIELKVHSLVLELTGKKEPADGLSAKFSVYHGCAAGLLFGRAAEEEFDDAIVNRPDVVALRRKVVATVDDRIDEASADVIAVLADGRREHVFVEHAIGSLQRPMSDTDLERKFHGLSDGILGMSKTDALLEACWDLGKAADVRALTGLARP; the protein is encoded by the coding sequence ATGGCACGCAACACCCAGGTCCCCGCAGACCACAACGCCCCTCCCATCACCCGCATCCTGGCCGACCACGTCGCCGGCCACGCCTCGCGCGGATGGAGCGACGAGGTCGACCACGAGGCGCACCGCACCCTGCTGAACTGGCTGGGCTGCGCGGTGGGCGCGGCGCGGCACGAGGCGGTGGAGGCAGCGCTGGCCGCGGTGCAGGTGCTGCAGCCGGCACCGCAGGCCACCATCCTCGGCCGTGCGGAGAAGGTCGACATCGCCAGCGCCGCGATGCTCAACGGCATCAGCTCGCACACTTTCGACTTCGACGACACGCATCTCAAGACCATCATCCATCCGGCCGGGCCGGTGGCCTCCGCGATCCTCGCGCTGGCCGAGCACACCGGCGCCAGCGGGCGGGCGCTGCTCGATGCACTGGTGCTGGGCATCGACGTCGCATGCCGGCTCGGCAACACCGTGTATCCCGAGCACTACGACCGGGGCTGGCACATCACCGGCACCACCGGCATGTTCGGCGCCGCGGCGGGCTGCGCGCGGCTGCTCGGACTGGATGCCGGGCGCACCGCGATGGCGCTGGGCATCGCGGCGTCGCAACCGGTCGGCCTGCGCGAGCAGTTCGGCACCATGACCAAGCCTTTCCATCCGGGCGGCGCCGCGCGCGCCGGGCTGATGGCTGCGCTGATGGCGAAGCATGGCTTCACCGCAAGCCCGAAGGCCATCGAGGCGCCGCGCGGCTGGGCGCAGGTGGTGTCGACGAAACACGCATGGAACGAGGTGACCGACCAGCTCGGCGAACGCTTCGAGATCTCGTTCAACAGCTACAAGCCCTTCGCCTGCGGCATCGTGATCCATCCGAGCATCGATGCCTGCGTGCAGCTGCGCGAGCGCGGCGTGCATGCCGATCAGGTCGAGCGCATCGAGCTCAAGGTGCATTCGCTGGTGCTCGAGCTCACCGGCAAGAAGGAGCCGGCCGACGGCCTGAGCGCCAAGTTCAGCGTGTACCACGGCTGCGCCGCAGGCCTGCTGTTCGGCCGTGCCGCGGAAGAGGAGTTCGATGACGCGATCGTGAACCGCCCCGATGTCGTCGCGCTGCGCCGCAAGGTGGTGGCCACCGTGGACGACCGCATCGACGAGGCCAGTGCCGACGTGATCGCGGTGCTCGCCGACGGACGGCGCGAGCATGTGTTCGTCGAACATGCGATCGGCTCGCTGCAGCGGCCCATGAGCGACACCGACCTGGAGCGCAAGTTCCACGGCCTGTCCGACGGCATCCTGGGCATGTCGAAGACCGACGCGCTGCTCGAGGCCTGCTGGGACCTCGGCAAGGCCGCCGATGTTCGCGCGCTGACAGGGCTTGCACGGCCATGA
- a CDS encoding ABC transporter substrate-binding protein, giving the protein MHDRLTRRTFCAAGALALGGCAASGRSARADPKAAIGELASTGKLRAAINLGNPILASRSASGELRGVSVDLVSEAARRLGVPLELVPFNSAGTVVEAVKARQVDLAFVAIDPVRAADMDYTAPYVIIEGAYLVREASALRRNEDVDRAGTRVVVGRGSAYDLFLTREIKAATLVRAPTSPAVTDMFLAQNLDVAAGVRQQLEADARRVGGVRMLPGRFMVIEQAMGVPKGRTAAQAWLSGYIEEMKASGFVAQALVRHGIEGAAVAPARA; this is encoded by the coding sequence ATGCACGACAGGCTGACGCGCCGGACTTTCTGCGCCGCGGGCGCGCTCGCGCTCGGCGGCTGCGCCGCTTCGGGCCGAAGTGCACGCGCCGACCCGAAGGCCGCCATCGGCGAACTCGCGTCGACTGGCAAGCTGCGCGCGGCCATCAACCTCGGCAATCCGATCCTTGCGTCGCGCAGCGCATCGGGAGAACTGCGCGGCGTGTCGGTGGACCTGGTAAGCGAGGCCGCGCGTCGCCTCGGCGTGCCGCTCGAGCTGGTGCCATTCAATTCCGCTGGCACGGTCGTGGAGGCCGTGAAGGCACGCCAGGTCGACCTGGCCTTCGTCGCCATCGATCCGGTGCGCGCGGCCGACATGGACTACACCGCACCCTACGTGATCATCGAGGGCGCGTACCTGGTGCGCGAGGCCTCGGCGCTGCGGCGCAACGAAGACGTGGACCGCGCGGGCACGCGCGTGGTGGTGGGCCGCGGCAGCGCCTACGACCTGTTCCTCACACGCGAGATCAAGGCGGCCACGCTGGTGCGCGCGCCCACGTCGCCCGCGGTGACCGACATGTTCCTGGCGCAGAACCTCGACGTCGCGGCCGGCGTGCGGCAACAGCTCGAGGCCGATGCCCGCCGCGTCGGCGGCGTGCGCATGCTGCCCGGCCGCTTCATGGTCATCGAGCAGGCCATGGGGGTGCCGAAGGGCCGCACCGCCGCGCAGGCCTGGCTGAGCGGCTACATCGAGGAGATGAAGGCCTCGGGCTTCGTGGCGCAGGCACTGGTGCGCCATGGCATCGAGGGCGCCGCCGTGGCGCCCGCGCGCGCCTGA
- a CDS encoding MBL fold metallo-hydrolase, which produces MKRLTLLAALAAVSAALAMPALAQTVKVTPLGGIDGEFCPQDRALVFEDPNGTRILYDPGRTVAGADDPRLGRIDIILVSHMHGDHVGNAHNKAPNSGSCESPDMSVSALPNTSAVEIALAKKSKIVTGSEMPPFFAAKLKANGGNPADSILARFGGSVTLGGVRIATVMALHSNGVDPDYIGGELGKAMKDAGIAGDVGTATGYVLRFSNGLVAYLSGDTGIVADQERVVRDYYKAKLAVMNMGDGFTTGPAESAYVINELVKPASVIASHANEVGTVNGKVRPASKTEAFVKASKVPVHVPLSGVTMAFDANGKCTGGC; this is translated from the coding sequence ATGAAACGCCTGACCCTGCTCGCGGCCCTCGCCGCCGTTTCCGCCGCCCTGGCGATGCCCGCCCTGGCCCAGACCGTGAAGGTGACGCCGCTCGGCGGCATCGACGGCGAGTTCTGCCCGCAGGACCGCGCGCTGGTCTTCGAGGACCCGAACGGCACGCGCATCCTCTACGACCCGGGCCGCACCGTGGCAGGCGCCGACGATCCGCGGCTCGGCAGGATCGACATCATCCTGGTGAGCCACATGCACGGCGATCACGTCGGCAATGCGCACAACAAGGCGCCGAACTCGGGCAGCTGCGAAAGCCCCGACATGTCGGTGTCGGCGCTGCCGAACACCAGCGCGGTGGAGATCGCGCTCGCCAAGAAGTCGAAGATCGTCACCGGCAGCGAGATGCCACCCTTCTTCGCGGCCAAGCTCAAGGCCAACGGCGGCAACCCGGCCGACTCGATCCTGGCGCGCTTCGGCGGCAGCGTCACGCTCGGCGGCGTGCGCATCGCCACCGTGATGGCGCTGCACAGCAACGGCGTCGACCCCGACTACATCGGCGGCGAACTCGGCAAGGCCATGAAGGATGCGGGCATCGCCGGCGACGTCGGCACCGCCACAGGCTACGTGCTGCGATTCAGCAACGGCCTCGTGGCGTACCTGTCCGGCGACACCGGCATCGTGGCCGACCAGGAGCGCGTGGTTCGCGACTACTACAAGGCGAAGCTCGCGGTGATGAACATGGGCGACGGCTTCACCACGGGGCCGGCCGAGTCGGCCTACGTCATCAACGAGCTCGTGAAGCCCGCGTCGGTGATCGCCTCGCATGCGAACGAGGTCGGCACGGTGAACGGCAAGGTGCGCCCAGCCAGCAAGACCGAGGCCTTCGTGAAGGCCTCGAAGGTGCCGGTGCATGTGCCGCTTTCGGGCGTGACGATGGCGTTCGACGCGAACGGGAAGTGCACAGGCGGCTGCTGA
- a CDS encoding mandelate racemase/muconate lactonizing enzyme family protein encodes MAKITSLVPGYFRIPLETRLSDSTHGLMLDFELNTVRLQDADGVEGVGYTYTVGRNGAAIHALLEREFSELAIGEEASRIEALWQKFWWALHYGGRGGPTVLALSAVDIALWDLKARRASMPLWQLLGGHDPRVPCYAGGVDLDLSIDALLAQTDANLKKGFRAIKMKVGRKNLGEDVARLAAMREHLGAEFPLMVDANMKWTADQAIRAARAFTPYDPLWLEEPLIPDDVAGHARVLREGGLPIAAGENLRTLWEFKQLIDSGGVSFPEPDVTNCGGVTSFMKIAHLAEAFNLPVTSHGAHDVTVQLLASAPNCAYLEAHGFGLDRYIAQPLAIDEGFAIAPDRAGHGIAFDWERLATVKA; translated from the coding sequence ATGGCGAAGATCACCTCCCTGGTGCCCGGCTACTTCCGCATCCCCCTCGAGACACGGCTCAGCGACAGCACGCACGGTCTCATGCTCGACTTCGAGCTGAACACGGTCCGCCTGCAGGACGCCGACGGCGTGGAGGGCGTGGGCTACACCTACACCGTGGGACGCAATGGCGCCGCGATCCACGCGCTGCTCGAGCGCGAGTTCAGCGAGCTGGCCATCGGCGAGGAAGCCTCGCGCATCGAAGCGCTGTGGCAGAAGTTCTGGTGGGCATTGCACTACGGCGGGCGCGGCGGTCCGACCGTGCTGGCGCTGTCGGCGGTCGACATCGCGCTGTGGGATCTGAAGGCCCGCCGCGCGAGCATGCCGCTGTGGCAGCTGCTCGGCGGCCACGACCCGCGCGTGCCCTGCTATGCAGGCGGTGTCGATCTCGACCTGTCGATCGATGCCCTGCTCGCGCAGACCGACGCGAACCTGAAGAAGGGCTTCCGCGCCATCAAGATGAAGGTCGGCCGCAAGAACCTCGGCGAAGACGTCGCGCGCCTCGCGGCGATGCGCGAGCACCTGGGCGCGGAGTTTCCGCTGATGGTCGACGCCAACATGAAATGGACGGCCGACCAGGCGATTCGCGCCGCGCGCGCGTTCACGCCCTACGACCCGCTGTGGCTCGAGGAGCCGCTGATTCCCGACGACGTGGCCGGCCATGCGCGCGTGCTGCGCGAAGGCGGCCTGCCCATCGCGGCCGGCGAGAACCTGCGCACGCTGTGGGAGTTCAAGCAGCTCATCGACAGCGGCGGCGTGAGCTTTCCGGAACCCGACGTCACCAACTGCGGCGGCGTGACCTCGTTCATGAAGATCGCGCACCTCGCCGAAGCCTTCAACCTGCCCGTGACCTCCCACGGCGCGCACGACGTGACGGTGCAGCTGCTCGCGTCGGCGCCGAACTGCGCCTACCTCGAAGCGCACGGCTTCGGGCTGGACCGCTACATCGCGCAGCCGCTCGCGATCGACGAAGGCTTTGCGATCGCGCCGGACCGCGCGGGCCACGGCATCGCGTTCGACTGGGAGCGGCTGGCGACGGTGAAGGCCTGA
- a CDS encoding universal stress protein encodes MFKRILVATDGSPLSERAVDRAIAMAAGSDAELVALTVVPRYPQSYLEGAMTFSAEEIGRAEKQWADKAQAMLDGVRDRAQACGVRVKTAQVSSDLVAESIIAAATKHGSDLIVMASHGRKGLQRLLLGSETLQVLTHSALPVLVLR; translated from the coding sequence ATGTTCAAACGGATCCTCGTCGCCACCGACGGCTCGCCGCTGTCGGAGCGGGCCGTCGACCGCGCGATTGCGATGGCCGCGGGAAGCGATGCCGAACTGGTCGCGCTCACCGTGGTGCCGCGCTATCCGCAGAGCTATCTGGAGGGCGCCATGACCTTCTCGGCCGAGGAGATCGGCCGCGCGGAGAAGCAATGGGCCGACAAGGCGCAGGCGATGCTCGACGGCGTGCGCGACCGCGCGCAGGCCTGCGGCGTGCGGGTGAAGACCGCGCAGGTCAGCTCGGACCTGGTGGCGGAGTCGATCATCGCGGCGGCAACGAAGCATGGCAGCGACCTGATCGTGATGGCCTCGCACGGCCGCAAGGGGCTGCAGCGCCTGCTGCTGGGAAGCGAGACGCTGCAGGTGCTGACACATTCGGCCTTGCCGGTGCTGGTGCTGCGCTAG
- the hemN gene encoding oxygen-independent coproporphyrinogen III oxidase, with product MQATLAPPRIPDAAIHGAVAPPADLLREFDVPGPRYTSYPTADRFVDSFGADDHARAVRLRREAGAQAAPLSMYVHIPFCESVCYYCACNKVVTRNREKARQYLGYLAREAALQAALTGPGTVVGQLHLGGGSPTFLDDAEIAALLDMLRGTFEFARGGEQSIEIDPRTVDTARLAHLARLGFNRVSFGVQDFDPEVQRAVHRVQPAGQVFALMADARALGFESVNVDLIHGLPRQDDASFERTLAQLCALRPDRIALYAYAHLPARFKPQRRIRAEDLPDAPMRVRMLARAIEVLGQAGYVHIGMDHFALPGDALAVARRQGRLHRDFQGYSAQPGGDLLALGVSAIGRMGATYSQNAKTLDDYYGLLDRQRLPVVRGLVLSRDDLLRRDVIMALMCRGHVDFDAMGEAHAIDFRRCFAAEFAALGPLVAQGLVRLTDHDITVTAQGWFVVRAVAMVFDRYGADHRERFSRMV from the coding sequence ATGCAAGCCACGCTCGCCCCGCCCCGCATTCCAGACGCTGCAATACACGGGGCCGTCGCGCCGCCCGCCGACCTGCTGCGCGAGTTCGACGTGCCCGGCCCGCGCTACACGTCCTACCCCACGGCCGACCGCTTCGTCGACAGCTTCGGCGCCGACGACCATGCGCGTGCGGTGCGACTGCGGCGCGAGGCCGGCGCACAGGCGGCGCCGCTGTCGATGTACGTGCACATTCCGTTCTGCGAGTCGGTGTGCTACTACTGCGCCTGCAACAAGGTCGTCACGCGTAACCGCGAGAAGGCGCGGCAGTACCTCGGCTATCTCGCGCGCGAGGCTGCACTGCAGGCCGCGCTGACGGGGCCCGGCACGGTGGTGGGCCAGTTGCACCTCGGCGGCGGTTCACCGACCTTCCTCGACGACGCGGAGATCGCTGCGCTGCTGGACATGCTGCGCGGCACCTTCGAGTTCGCACGCGGCGGCGAACAGTCCATCGAGATCGATCCGCGCACCGTCGACACCGCGCGCCTCGCGCACCTGGCGCGGCTCGGCTTCAACCGCGTGAGCTTCGGCGTGCAGGACTTCGACCCCGAGGTGCAGCGCGCCGTGCACCGCGTGCAGCCCGCCGGGCAGGTGTTCGCGCTGATGGCCGACGCGCGGGCGCTGGGCTTCGAGTCGGTGAACGTCGACCTGATCCACGGACTGCCGCGCCAGGACGACGCGTCGTTCGAACGCACGCTGGCGCAGCTGTGCGCGTTGCGGCCCGACCGCATCGCGCTCTACGCCTACGCGCACCTGCCCGCGCGCTTCAAGCCGCAGCGCCGCATCCGGGCCGAGGACCTGCCCGACGCGCCGATGCGCGTGCGCATGCTGGCGCGCGCCATCGAGGTGCTGGGGCAGGCGGGCTACGTGCACATCGGCATGGACCACTTCGCGCTGCCGGGCGATGCGCTCGCCGTGGCCCGGCGGCAGGGCCGGCTGCACCGCGACTTCCAGGGCTACAGCGCGCAGCCCGGCGGCGACCTGCTCGCGCTGGGCGTGTCGGCCATCGGCCGCATGGGCGCAACCTACTCGCAGAACGCGAAGACGCTCGACGACTACTACGGCCTGCTCGACCGGCAGCGCCTGCCGGTGGTGCGCGGGCTGGTGCTGTCGCGCGACGACCTGCTGCGGCGCGATGTGATCATGGCGCTGATGTGCCGCGGCCATGTGGACTTCGACGCGATGGGCGAGGCGCATGCGATCGACTTCCGCCGGTGCTTCGCCGCCGAGTTCGCCGCGCTCGGGCCGCTGGTCGCGCAGGGGCTGGTGCGGCTGACTGACCACGACATCACCGTCACTGCGCAAGGCTGGTTCGTGGTGCGTGCGGTGGCCATGGTGTTCGACCGCTATGGCGCGGACCATCGAGAGCGCTTCTCGCGCATGGTCTGA
- a CDS encoding ornithine carbamoyltransferase, whose amino-acid sequence MPLRTASPNLCAHLPLSPAESTALAALARRLRQLAQAGALPPLLRGRNIGLLRGSHDGEAPALLVQAARELGAQVATLRWHLSAASAPGEVQHTGRMLGRLYDALVCQGMSPAQVREVGLAAGIPVFDDIAADNHPSARLADALGGEAPPAGNRFFVLQALLVDGLS is encoded by the coding sequence ATGCCGCTTCGCACCGCCTCCCCGAACCTCTGCGCCCACCTGCCGCTGTCGCCAGCGGAATCGACGGCGCTGGCCGCGCTGGCGCGGCGGTTGCGGCAGCTCGCGCAGGCCGGTGCCCTGCCCCCGCTGCTGCGCGGCAGGAACATCGGCCTGCTGCGCGGCTCGCACGATGGCGAAGCACCGGCGCTGCTGGTGCAGGCCGCGCGCGAACTCGGCGCGCAGGTGGCCACCCTGCGGTGGCACCTGTCGGCCGCGAGCGCGCCCGGCGAGGTGCAGCACACCGGGCGGATGCTGGGGCGCCTGTACGACGCGCTGGTGTGCCAGGGCATGTCGCCTGCCCAGGTGCGCGAGGTGGGCCTGGCCGCGGGCATTCCGGTGTTCGACGACATCGCGGCCGACAACCACCCGTCCGCGCGCCTGGCCGATGCGCTGGGCGGCGAGGCGCCGCCCGCCGGCAACCGGTTCTTCGTGCTGCAGGCACTGCTGGTCGACGGCCTTTCCTGA